TGAGAATCTCTGACCAGTCCATGAATAAAAACCTGATAAAAAGGTACCTTTTTCATGTTGTATATACCCATGGTAATCATGCGGGAAACCCAGAAAGTAATAATGTCATAGCCCGTAACCAGTATGCTGGTGGGATAAAACTGCTCCAGGTCTGTAGTCATATCCGGCCAGCCAAAGACAGAAAAAGGCCAGAGGGCCGAGGAAAACCAGGTATCCAGAACATCCTCATCTTGCCATACTTTCTTGCTTTTGCAACCCGGGCATTCTTTAACCTCTGTTATTGAAACAATTTCTTTTTGACAGTCCTCGCAATACCATACGGGTATACGGTGCCCCCACCATATCTGACGGGATATGCACCATGGTCTGATATTTTTCATCCAGTCAAAGTATAATTTTTCCCAACGCTGCGGAATTAGTTGAATTTCCTTTTTTTCTACAACTTCAATTGGCTTTGGGACTAGCCTTTCCATATTTACAAACCATTGTCTGGAAACTATAGGCTCAATTACTGTCTGGCATCTGTAGCACTCACCAACCGCGTTGTCATGTTCTTCTATTTTTTCCAGCATTCCCTTAGCCCGCAAATCTTTTATTACCTGTTCGCGGCACTCATATCTATCCAGTCCCAGATATTTTTCAGGAACGTTTTCATTCATTCTCGCGCTGTTATCCATAATAATGATTTGTTCCAGTTTATGAGTTTTACCCATAAAAAAATCATTGGGGTCATGAGCGGGCGTAACCTTAACCGCTCCGGTCCCAAAACCCGGATCTACATGATCATCTGCGATAACCCGTATTTTTCTATCGGTAAGAGGCAGTAAAAGAGTTTTACCGATCCATTTTTTATATCTTTTATCATCAGGATTCACTGCGACAGCCGTATCACCGAACATTGTTTCGGGCCGGGTTGTGGCCACTACAATTTTGTCGTTTTTGCCACCATCTGATACAGGGTATGCTATATACCATAAGCTTCCTGTGCGGTTCTGATGGTTAACCTCTATATCTGACAAAGCGGTGTGGCATCTTGGACACCAGTTAATTATATATATGTCCCGATAAATAAGACCTTCTTTATACAAACGAACAAAATTTTCTTTTACAGCCCTGCTGCAGCCTTCGTCCATGGTGAAACGTTCGTGAGCCCAGTCAACAGATGCACCCAGTTTACGAAGCTGGCCCGTTATTGTACTACCATACTGTTCCTTCCATTTCCAGACTCTTTTCACAAACTCCTCTCTGCCCAGATCCTGCCTGGAAAGTCCCTCTTTCAGCAATTGTTTTTCCACCACGTTTTGAGTAGCTATTCCTGCATGATCTGTCCCGGGAACCCATAATACTTTCCTGCCTTTAAACCTGTAGAATCTGGCCAGAATATCCTGCAGTGTATTGTTTAAGGCATGTCCCATATGTAATGCTCCGGTTACATTGGGCGGAGGAATGACCATAGATAATGGTCTTCCTGTTCCTGCTGGAGCAAAATATCCTTTTTGCTCCCATTCCTTATACCATTTGTCTTCTATATTCTCGTGATTATATGATTTTTCCATTATTTAATCCTTTACATAAAAACTTTTCATTATTTTTTTTATCGTATTTTTATACTTTAACCACTCGGATTCATAGGCATAAGCAGTTACTATATACACCCTGTTCAAGTCTTTGATATAAATATCTTCTGCGGCATATATGTTCGGTATTTCATTGTTATCATCCATTTCCGCCTTCAAATAGATAGCGCTGAGAGTTTCATCAACACCGGCTAAAAAGTTCTGCTTTTCATCACCGTATTTTACTCCCAGTAAATGCCACATATCCCACTTTGTTCCTGCGCGATATAAATAAATCTCATTAGCTGTGACAAACCCGGCGGTCTCATAGGCTGTAAAGCCGACATAGACATCATAATTCTCACTGACCGGGTAAAACATCACTCTGTAGTCCTGGGTTGCTTTCTCCATATTCCAGGTAACAGGAGCTTCAATAACCCCATTGTATTTATTATCCGTATATACGGTTATGTCTAGCGAGACAGACCTGTTTTTATTCAACCCTGAATAGGGATTACTTTGAGCGAAAGTGATGATGAGCAGGTTGATGATTATGACAATAATAATTCTCATGATTTGATGTATTCTACCTTATTCAAAATATAAACGTAAAGAATCAGCCAAGCTTATCAGTTGTTTTTTTTCATGGGCCGCGGAAACAGAGATCCTTAAAAGCGCATCTTTTTTCGGCACTGTGGGGTACCGTATGGCCGGCACATAGAAACCCCTGTCTTCCAAAAACTTGCCTAGAGCAAGGACTTTTTCGTTATCCCCTATTTTTACAGGTATTATCGGAGAATACTCCGGTCTTTTTAGCCAGGCCAGATTTTCTGCCAAACAACAAATATTTTGCCACAATTTTTGCTGAATATTTTTTTTATTTAAAACGTCCAGCACATGTGTGGCACCAAGAACATGAATTAACGGCAAGGCAGTATTATATATATAGGGTCTGCACTTGTTTACCAGATAGTCTGTTATCTCTTTTTGTCCGACTATATACCCCCCGTAAGATTGCAAAGCCTTGGAAAGTGAACCGGTAACAATTAATTTCGGATATTTGTTAATTTTACTTCGGACAGTTAATCCTGCACCACAAACTCCATAAACACCCGTAGCATGCGCATCATCACATATGAGATAAGCATCATATTCACCGGCGATCTGCAGCATTAGTTCGAGATTTGCTTTATCACCTTCCATGGAAAAAAGAGTGTCTGTTGCCAGATAAATATTGCGGTATTTATTTTTACTTTTGCTTAAAATATCCCTTAAGTAATCATAGTTTCTATGTGGAAAAACCCGAAAAGAAATTGATTTATATTTTGTACATTCCATTATGGAGGCGTGACATAACTTATCTATTACCAGCAAATCCTGTTCTTCAACCAATGCAGTAATAAGGCCGAGATTGGCCATGAATCCGCTGGAAAATAGCAGTGCCGACGGCAGCTGCTTAAGCTCTGCCAGCTTGTTTTCCAGTTGTTCATGATACATAGTATAGCCGGTTATTAAGGGAGAAGCCTGCTGGACCATTCCTGTTTTCTCTATTTGTTCGAGGATGAACTCTGTTACTTCCCTGCCCAGTCCCAGATAATTATTGCTGCCGAAGTTTAAAAGCTTCCTGTTGTTTATCCCTATGTAAGGGAAATCAGCAATATCTGAAATTACTTTTCTGCGGCGATATAAATATGATTCTTTTAATACAGAGAGCTCCTCTCTGAATCGGTTGCCGGTCATGGTTGCTTCTTTTCCTCCATGCTTTGTATTATACTATATCTCATGAGATTCTTACTGTTTCTGATTTTCCTGAGTGTTTTCAGTTTTACCCAGGTACAATCCAACATCTTTTACCCTGTTTATTCCTCCATATTCAGCCTTAATCCCAATCGCTGGGAATTTGTAATGGATAAACGCAGTTACGGTGTGGAAATAGCCGGATATCTGAAAGGTTATAACTGGAAAACCTCTCCTATAATAATCTACGCGGAGGCTATTAACACCAATTATTACTTTGACCTTTTTACCAAACTTACCAAGATAAAACGGCAGTCAAAATTCAATCACATCCAGCTTGTCAGCAGGACCCTGCCGTTTCCTACAACCGTGTCCTATGATATGACTCTGTATGAGCTGCCCAATGTCGTTTATGAATATGTAACTTATTTTGATATCAATAAACATTTGATTTTATCTTTTGTAATGAGTAGTAAGGATAAAAAACTGCTGGGCCAGTACTTCAACGATTACAAAATTATTCTGCAGAATTTCAACAAAGTTTCACGCTCTTTTAAAAACCGTTGAAAGTTACTAAGTTTCAGAAAAAGCTGTTTTTCTGAAACTTAAGGCTGATCGAATAAGCCGGATTCTGTATTAGCAGTCATTTATCTGGGATAAACATTGCTGTTTACCTCTAGCGCTCTACCCGCCGTTCCAAACGGAGCGGACCGCTCCTCACAGCCTATTTGAGTTTGCACCGCATAGAGTTTGGCCGTTTCAACCGGACTTAACCGGCTCGTCTCTGTTCCACTAGTCCTTACCCTTCGACAAGCTCAAGCAAGCCTGAACCAATCGAAAAATAGGCGGGCGTTACCCGCTATGCTGTCCTTTGGTGTCCGGACTTTCCTCTGAACACAGATAAAATCAGTGTTCAGCGACTACTTGATCAGCCAGCGTGTAGATTACCAAATATGAATAGCTTTGTCAAAACAATGAACGTTTAAAAGCAGAAATGCTGTCTCCGCCGAACTTTTCCAACAGCGCGCTGGCAAGCTCTAAGGCTACCACGTTTTCGCAAACAACAGCTGCTGCGGGTACAGCACAGACATCGGCACGTTCAAAAAAAGAGGGTAATGTTTTTTTGGTTTTCAGGTCTACTGAGGATAATGGAGTTTTCATT
The genomic region above belongs to Candidatus Margulisiibacteriota bacterium and contains:
- a CDS encoding valine--tRNA ligase, with product MEKSYNHENIEDKWYKEWEQKGYFAPAGTGRPLSMVIPPPNVTGALHMGHALNNTLQDILARFYRFKGRKVLWVPGTDHAGIATQNVVEKQLLKEGLSRQDLGREEFVKRVWKWKEQYGSTITGQLRKLGASVDWAHERFTMDEGCSRAVKENFVRLYKEGLIYRDIYIINWCPRCHTALSDIEVNHQNRTGSLWYIAYPVSDGGKNDKIVVATTRPETMFGDTAVAVNPDDKRYKKWIGKTLLLPLTDRKIRVIADDHVDPGFGTGAVKVTPAHDPNDFFMGKTHKLEQIIIMDNSARMNENVPEKYLGLDRYECREQVIKDLRAKGMLEKIEEHDNAVGECYRCQTVIEPIVSRQWFVNMERLVPKPIEVVEKKEIQLIPQRWEKLYFDWMKNIRPWCISRQIWWGHRIPVWYCEDCQKEIVSITEVKECPGCKSKKVWQDEDVLDTWFSSALWPFSVFGWPDMTTDLEQFYPTSILVTGYDIITFWVSRMITMGIYNMKKVPFYQVFIHGLVRDS
- a CDS encoding 8-amino-7-oxononanoate synthase yields the protein MTGNRFREELSVLKESYLYRRRKVISDIADFPYIGINNRKLLNFGSNNYLGLGREVTEFILEQIEKTGMVQQASPLITGYTMYHEQLENKLAELKQLPSALLFSSGFMANLGLITALVEEQDLLVIDKLCHASIMECTKYKSISFRVFPHRNYDYLRDILSKSKNKYRNIYLATDTLFSMEGDKANLELMLQIAGEYDAYLICDDAHATGVYGVCGAGLTVRSKINKYPKLIVTGSLSKALQSYGGYIVGQKEITDYLVNKCRPYIYNTALPLIHVLGATHVLDVLNKKNIQQKLWQNICCLAENLAWLKRPEYSPIIPVKIGDNEKVLALGKFLEDRGFYVPAIRYPTVPKKDALLRISVSAAHEKKQLISLADSLRLYFE